In Campylobacter suis, the following proteins share a genomic window:
- a CDS encoding chemotaxis protein — protein sequence MFGDNVLKTGSNEMELVDFRIFKKSENKVYEGIYGVNVAKVREIIKMPNLTELPGVPAYIEGIFDLRGVVIPVINLARWMNIAEPTNEVTIKPRVIIAEFSGILIGFIVHEAKRIRRISWKDIEPANFASGAGTLDKGKITGVTRIENDEVLLILDLESIVEELGIYSPKIDVNIDDSKKLKGLAVVLDDSSTARKLVKDALEKMGLTVTEAKNGVEGVERMNELYDRLGDNISKEIRVILSDIEMPQMDGYHFASIMKNDERFKDIPIVFNSSLSNEFSEGKSKEAGGAAYLTKFDASIFYQEVLKVIEAHSNSAK from the coding sequence ATGTTTGGGGACAATGTATTAAAAACGGGCTCAAACGAGATGGAACTTGTCGATTTTCGTATCTTTAAAAAGAGCGAAAACAAAGTATATGAGGGCATATACGGCGTAAATGTCGCAAAGGTACGAGAGATCATCAAGATGCCAAATTTAACTGAGTTGCCAGGCGTTCCTGCATATATTGAGGGAATTTTTGACCTTCGTGGCGTGGTTATACCAGTTATAAACCTTGCTCGTTGGATGAATATCGCTGAGCCAACCAATGAAGTAACGATAAAACCACGAGTCATTATCGCTGAGTTTAGCGGGATCTTAATAGGCTTTATCGTGCATGAGGCAAAGAGAATTCGTCGTATCAGCTGGAAAGATATAGAGCCAGCAAATTTTGCTTCTGGTGCTGGCACTCTTGATAAAGGCAAGATAACAGGTGTAACTCGTATAGAAAATGATGAAGTTTTGCTTATCCTTGACCTTGAAAGCATTGTTGAGGAGCTTGGAATTTACTCTCCAAAGATAGATGTAAATATCGATGATAGTAAAAAACTAAAGGGCTTAGCTGTGGTTCTTGATGATAGCTCAACGGCTAGAAAGCTCGTAAAAGACGCGCTTGAGAAGATGGGTCTAACGGTAACTGAAGCCAAGAATGGTGTTGAGGGTGTAGAGAGAATGAACGAGCTTTATGATAGGCTGGGCGATAACATCTCAAAAGAGATTCGCGTCATATTAAGCGATATAGAGATGCCACAGATGGATGGTTATCACTTTGCGTCGATTATGAAAAATGATGAGAGATTTAAGGATATTCCGATCGTCTTTAACTCATCGCTAAGCAACGAATTTAGCGAAGGTAAGAGTAAAGAGGCTGGCGGTGCGGCATATCTTACAAAATTTGATGCAAGTATATTTTATCAAGAGGTGCTAAAAGTTATTGAAGCACACTCAAATTCTGCAAAATGA
- a CDS encoding hybrid sensor histidine kinase/response regulator: protein MDDMKEIMEDFLVEAFELIEQIDHDLVELEANPEDLDLLNRIFRVAHTVKGSSSFLNFDVLTKLTHHMEDVLNKARKDELKMTPDVMDVVLESVDMMKGLLHGIRDHGNDRDVGIQIQDICERLTAISEGDAVPATAPAAPSPEPEPEVVAEPEPEISDENLSKLSDDEVEAEIERLLKVRKAEDQARRASKNAASAATPAAAKPATPAPAAKPATAPKKEEDGDKKVPAQSGAVAQEQTIRVEVKRLDHLMNLIGELVLGKNRLLKIYDDVEERYEGEKFLEELNQVVSSLSLVTTDIQLAVMKTRMLPVAKVFNKFPRMIRDLSRELGKQIDLEISGEETELDKSIVEEIGDPLVHIIRNSCDHGIEDPETRKLAGKPEKGTVELKAYNEGNHIVIEIVDDGKGLDAAMLKMKSIEKGIITEREADAMSDKEAFSLIFKPGFSTAAKVTNVSGRGVGMDVVKTNIEKLNGIIDIESEVGKGTVMKLKIPLTLAIIQSLLVGTQEEFYAIPLASVLETVRVPIDDIYTIDGKNVLRLRDEVLSLVRLSDVFGVKKVFDGGDHTYVVIIGVAEAKLGIIVDTLVGQEEVVIKSMGDYLQNIPGIAGATIRGDGRVTLIIDVGAMMEMAKDIKVDIRAEMDETKNVKEKPSDYKVLIVDDSKMDRTIMQKSLEPTGVTVIEATNGVEALAVIKSGEHAFDAILIDIEMPRMDGYTLAGEIRKYSKYRTLPLIAVTSRTSKTDRLRGVEVGMTEYITKPYSSEYLENVVRKNIKLP from the coding sequence ATGGATGATATGAAAGAGATAATGGAAGACTTCTTAGTAGAAGCTTTCGAACTAATTGAACAAATCGACCATGACCTTGTTGAGCTTGAAGCAAACCCTGAGGATTTAGATCTTTTAAATAGAATTTTCCGTGTCGCACACACTGTAAAAGGAAGTTCTAGCTTTTTAAATTTTGATGTCCTTACAAAGCTTACTCATCACATGGAAGATGTCTTAAATAAGGCTAGAAAAGATGAGCTTAAAATGACACCAGATGTTATGGATGTCGTTCTTGAGTCGGTAGATATGATGAAGGGACTTTTGCATGGCATTAGGGATCATGGAAATGACCGCGATGTTGGCATACAGATACAAGATATCTGCGAAAGATTAACGGCTATCTCTGAGGGTGATGCGGTTCCAGCTACCGCGCCAGCTGCACCATCGCCAGAGCCTGAGCCAGAGGTCGTTGCTGAGCCAGAGCCTGAGATTAGTGATGAAAATTTATCAAAACTAAGTGATGATGAGGTTGAGGCTGAGATAGAGCGTTTGTTAAAAGTTAGAAAAGCTGAAGATCAGGCACGCCGTGCTAGTAAAAATGCAGCTTCTGCCGCCACTCCAGCAGCTGCAAAACCAGCAACCCCAGCACCAGCTGCAAAGCCAGCCACTGCCCCTAAAAAAGAGGAAGATGGTGATAAGAAAGTCCCAGCGCAAAGTGGTGCAGTAGCTCAAGAGCAGACTATCCGTGTTGAGGTTAAAAGACTTGATCACTTGATGAATCTTATCGGCGAGCTTGTACTTGGCAAAAACCGCTTGCTTAAAATTTATGATGATGTTGAAGAGAGATATGAGGGGGAGAAATTCCTTGAGGAGCTTAACCAAGTAGTCTCTAGCCTAAGCCTTGTTACTACTGACATTCAGCTTGCAGTTATGAAAACAAGAATGCTTCCAGTCGCAAAGGTATTTAACAAATTTCCGCGTATGATACGAGATCTTAGTCGTGAACTTGGTAAGCAAATAGACCTTGAAATTTCTGGTGAAGAAACAGAGCTTGATAAGTCAATCGTTGAAGAGATAGGTGATCCTCTAGTACATATTATTAGAAATTCATGCGATCATGGTATAGAAGATCCAGAGACAAGAAAGCTTGCTGGCAAGCCTGAAAAAGGTACTGTTGAGCTTAAAGCGTACAACGAGGGTAATCATATCGTTATTGAGATCGTTGATGATGGTAAGGGTCTTGATGCTGCAATGCTTAAGATGAAATCAATAGAAAAAGGCATCATAACTGAGCGTGAAGCCGATGCGATGAGCGATAAAGAGGCATTTAGTCTTATATTTAAGCCAGGCTTTTCAACGGCTGCAAAGGTTACAAATGTAAGTGGACGCGGCGTTGGTATGGATGTTGTTAAGACAAATATTGAAAAATTAAATGGCATTATAGATATAGAGAGCGAAGTGGGCAAGGGTACTGTAATGAAGCTCAAAATTCCACTCACACTTGCTATTATTCAGTCATTGCTTGTTGGAACACAAGAGGAATTTTATGCTATTCCACTTGCAAGTGTTCTTGAGACTGTTCGTGTGCCTATTGACGATATTTATACAATCGATGGCAAAAATGTTCTTCGCCTACGAGATGAAGTGCTTTCTCTTGTTCGCCTCTCTGATGTTTTTGGAGTTAAGAAGGTGTTTGATGGCGGAGATCATACCTATGTTGTCATCATTGGTGTTGCAGAAGCAAAACTTGGTATCATAGTTGATACTCTGGTTGGTCAAGAAGAGGTTGTTATTAAGTCTATGGGCGATTATTTGCAAAACATCCCTGGTATAGCAGGTGCTACGATAAGGGGTGATGGTCGTGTTACTCTTATTATTGATGTTGGTGCGATGATGGAGATGGCAAAGGATATTAAGGTAGATATTCGTGCTGAGATGGATGAGACTAAAAATGTAAAAGAGAAGCCAAGTGATTATAAAGTCTTGATAGTAGATGACTCAAAGATGGACAGAACTATTATGCAAAAGTCACTTGAGCCAACTGGCGTAACTGTGATCGAAGCTACAAATGGTGTTGAGGCACTGGCTGTTATAAAGTCTGGCGAACACGCTTTTGATGCGATACTTATTGATATTGAGATGCCACGCATGGACGGATACACTCTTGCTGGCGAAATTCGTAAATACTCTAAATATCGCACTCTTCCACTCATCGCCGTTACATCAAGGACATCTAAGACGGATAGACTGCGTGGCGTTGAGGTCGGTATGACTGAGTACATTACCAAGCCATACTCATCAGAGTATCTTGAAAATGTCGTTAGAAAAAATATTAAGTTACCATGA
- a CDS encoding chemotaxis protein CheW produces MSNKLNEVLQKQQAQIGNDGTVGNNDDIIQLVGFVVGEEEYAIPILNIKEIIKPIEFTRVPSVPEYVLGVFNLRGTVIPLIDLRKRFSINAGKQTPSTRYIVMKDEENIAGFVIDRLTEAIRINRNRIDPPPETLVKEKGMIYGIGKRDQNILTILKVESLLKRDF; encoded by the coding sequence ATGAGTAATAAATTAAATGAAGTCTTACAGAAACAGCAAGCACAAATAGGAAACGATGGAACAGTTGGAAATAACGATGATATAATCCAACTTGTAGGCTTTGTGGTCGGTGAAGAGGAGTATGCGATACCTATTTTAAACATAAAAGAGATTATAAAGCCCATAGAATTTACCCGTGTTCCAAGCGTTCCTGAGTATGTTCTTGGTGTGTTTAACCTTCGTGGAACGGTTATACCACTTATAGATCTTAGAAAGCGTTTTTCTATTAATGCTGGTAAGCAAACACCAAGCACACGCTATATCGTTATGAAAGATGAAGAAAATATCGCAGGCTTTGTTATAGATAGACTTACTGAGGCTATTCGTATAAATCGCAACAGGATTGATCCGCCGCCAGAGACTTTGGTTAAGGAAAAAGGCATGATCTATGGTATCGGAAAGCGCGATCAAAATATCCTTACGATACTTAAAGTTGAAAGCTTGCTAAAGCGTGATTTTTAG
- the serB gene encoding phosphoserine phosphatase SerB has protein sequence MIKLCIFDFDSTLMDGETIDELAASFGVGDDVKKITELAMAGKLDFFESLSKRVSLLKGMSHEKALKVCKNLPPMNGAKELIVGLKERGIKVIVFSGGFHLATDIMQEKIGYDANFANILHQKDGALTGLVGGEMMFSNSKGEMLERLQKILNVSKDETMCVGDGANDISMFVRSGVSVAFCAKEILRQNATHCVDKKDLREVLKILK, from the coding sequence TTGATAAAGCTTTGTATTTTTGACTTTGATTCTACGCTAATGGACGGCGAGACCATAGATGAGCTCGCCGCCTCTTTTGGTGTTGGAGATGATGTAAAAAAGATAACTGAACTTGCTATGGCTGGCAAGCTTGATTTTTTTGAAAGTCTTAGCAAAAGAGTTTCTTTGCTTAAGGGCATGAGCCATGAAAAAGCCCTTAAGGTTTGCAAAAATCTGCCTCCAATGAATGGAGCAAAAGAGCTAATTGTCGGGCTTAAAGAGCGTGGTATAAAAGTTATAGTATTTAGCGGAGGCTTTCATCTAGCAACAGACATTATGCAAGAAAAGATAGGCTATGATGCAAATTTTGCAAATATTTTGCACCAAAAAGATGGAGCTTTAACTGGTCTTGTGGGCGGAGAGATGATGTTTTCTAACTCAAAAGGTGAAATGCTTGAGCGTTTGCAAAAAATTTTAAATGTTAGCAAAGATGAAACTATGTGCGTTGGAGACGGAGCAAACGATATCTCGATGTTTGTGCGCTCTGGCGTGAGTGTAGCTTTTTGTGCAAAAGAAATTTTGCGCCAAAACGCCACACACTGCGTTGATAAAAAAGACTTAAGGGAAGTTTTAAAAATTTTAAAATAA
- a CDS encoding transaldolase, which produces MYNNEAKFSLWCDFIEREFVDTGLKDMLKKGIINGATSNPAIFKSAFSSGKAYSSSIQSATRRHPKDIYELLATQDIKMAACAMLRNFANDDDGYISIEVDPNLSSDAQASIAEGIRLYNSIKMPNVMIKIPATKEGFAAMSALMAEGISVNATLIFSPEQAQGCLDAFKEGAEIYAKRYPHTPLPKGVISIFVSRFDRLLDIKMAEKNLPTAQIGIMNATKIYHIIKDENLPNVRALFASTGVKGGELRADHYVRELMFENSINTAPLDTITEFIKHEASLKTPSSKENVEAFFGVVKNAGIDMQVVYKELLNDGLKAFVVAFDEILASLK; this is translated from the coding sequence ATGTATAATAACGAAGCAAAATTTTCACTTTGGTGCGATTTTATAGAGCGAGAGTTTGTTGATACGGGGCTTAAAGATATGCTTAAAAAGGGCATTATAAATGGAGCGACTAGTAACCCAGCGATCTTTAAAAGTGCATTTAGCTCAGGTAAAGCATATTCTAGCAGCATACAAAGTGCCACTAGAAGGCATCCTAAGGATATTTATGAACTTCTTGCCACGCAAGATATAAAGATGGCGGCATGCGCTATGCTTAGAAATTTTGCAAATGACGATGATGGATACATTAGTATCGAGGTTGATCCAAATTTATCTAGTGATGCTCAGGCTAGTATCGCCGAAGGTATTAGGCTTTATAACTCTATTAAAATGCCAAATGTGATGATAAAAATACCTGCCACAAAGGAAGGTTTTGCAGCTATGAGTGCCTTGATGGCTGAGGGCATAAGTGTAAATGCAACTCTTATATTTTCACCAGAGCAAGCCCAAGGTTGCCTTGATGCGTTTAAAGAAGGGGCTGAAATTTATGCTAAACGCTATCCACATACCCCTTTGCCAAAAGGCGTTATAAGCATATTTGTAAGCCGTTTTGATAGACTTTTGGATATAAAAATGGCTGAGAAAAATTTACCAACGGCACAGATTGGTATCATGAATGCTACTAAAATTTATCACATTATTAAAGATGAAAATTTGCCAAATGTTCGTGCTCTTTTTGCAAGCACTGGGGTTAAAGGTGGCGAGCTTAGGGCGGATCATTATGTTCGTGAGCTTATGTTTGAAAATTCGATAAATACGGCTCCACTTGATACTATAACTGAGTTCATAAAACACGAAGCAAGTTTAAAAACCCCAAGCTCAAAAGAAAATGTCGAAGCATTTTTTGGTGTAGTAAAAAATGCGGGCATAGATATGCAGGTTGTATATAAAGAGCTTTTAAATGACGGACTTAAGGCTTTTGTTGTCGCATTTGATGAAATTTTAGCTTCGCTTAAATGA
- a CDS encoding 50S ribosomal protein L25/general stress protein Ctc — protein sequence MLEGIVRESIGKKSAKALRRDGYLIANIYGKGLENVAAAFKVNDFIKEVRKKQTLAFDVKVGEKVYNVVIVDYQRDVVTNDLKHVDLKVALPGVVSKYMIPVKPVGTPIGLKNKGVLIQSKRRLAVKCTAENLPNAFELDVSKLGIDDTILVRDIPTPAGVTIVDADRIAVLGVIKAK from the coding sequence ATGTTAGAAGGTATCGTTAGAGAGAGTATCGGTAAGAAGTCTGCAAAGGCTTTGAGAAGAGATGGTTATCTAATCGCAAACATTTATGGTAAGGGATTAGAGAATGTTGCTGCAGCATTTAAAGTAAATGACTTTATAAAAGAGGTACGCAAAAAGCAGACCCTTGCGTTTGATGTAAAAGTTGGCGAAAAGGTCTATAATGTCGTTATAGTTGATTATCAAAGAGATGTTGTTACAAACGATCTAAAGCATGTTGATCTTAAAGTTGCACTTCCGGGTGTTGTGTCAAAATACATGATCCCAGTTAAGCCAGTGGGTACGCCTATCGGTCTTAAAAATAAAGGTGTTTTGATCCAATCTAAGCGTCGTCTAGCGGTAAAATGCACGGCTGAGAATTTACCAAATGCGTTTGAGCTAGATGTTAGCAAGCTTGGTATAGACGACACCATCTTGGTTCGCGACATCCCAACTCCAGCTGGCGTAACTATCGTTGATGCCGATAGAATAGCAGTTCTTGGTGTTATCAAAGCTAAGTAA
- the pth gene encoding aminoacyl-tRNA hydrolase, with product MILIVGLGNPTSEYKNTRHNIGFMLIDELLAYYANNAHDVSSAKFQGELFKVGKILLLKPQTYMNLSGNSVKAVSDFYKPERIVVIHDDVDLSFGAMRFKKGGSSGGHNGLKSIDGLMGAEYERVRLGVGRSKFAGESTANFVLSDFSEDEKPGLNELLQVAKNAVLELVDSDIKTINQKFSRKGIS from the coding sequence ATGATACTTATTGTGGGGCTTGGAAACCCCACTTCTGAATACAAAAATACACGCCACAATATCGGCTTTATGCTCATAGATGAGCTTTTAGCTTACTATGCAAACAATGCACATGATGTAAGCTCGGCTAAATTTCAAGGTGAGCTTTTTAAAGTTGGTAAAATTTTACTTTTAAAACCACAAACTTACATGAATCTCTCGGGTAACAGTGTAAAAGCTGTAAGTGACTTTTATAAGCCTGAGCGTATTGTTGTTATACACGATGATGTTGATTTGTCTTTTGGTGCTATGAGATTTAAAAAGGGCGGAAGCAGTGGTGGACATAACGGTTTAAAGTCTATCGATGGTTTAATGGGAGCTGAGTATGAGCGCGTTAGACTAGGGGTTGGACGGAGTAAATTTGCGGGTGAATCAACAGCAAATTTCGTCCTTAGCGACTTTAGTGAAGATGAAAAACCAGGGCTGAATGAGCTTTTGCAAGTCGCAAAAAACGCAGTTTTAGAGCTTGTAGACTCTGATATAAAAACTATCAACCAAAAATTTTCACGCAAGGGCATTTCGTGA
- a CDS encoding LptF/LptG family permease: MRLYARYVAWEYFKAFLIIFLALELFYVGIDLLTNLKDLPRSANLQLLYVGLTSLTAVSYVLPISLVFAIIITHINMVRSNELVSLYALGVSKNSVIFPQFFIALFITLFYVGLNCTSFAYAYDYQKNIAKNSSFTKSTTDTFIKFEGKFIYIKELNSITNEALNIDIFDLNETDLKLSAFAKSAKFKDGAWQLKDVNLTKIPSLLELGAKGLDIQNLSQIDGLKGFKPKSIQSANAEQASTLNIPDTLDFIFTFKDEDVEINTAKTAFYNLAIFPFFAPFLMMIFYYKLPVAGRFFNLALASFIFVLIALVAWGVLFVLVKFSQSGTVLPEIGILAPVVLLILYAIYLVKRHY; this comes from the coding sequence GTGAGACTTTATGCTCGTTATGTTGCTTGGGAGTATTTTAAAGCATTTTTGATTATTTTCTTAGCGCTTGAGCTTTTTTATGTTGGTATTGATTTGCTTACAAATTTAAAGGACTTGCCAAGATCGGCAAATTTACAACTGCTTTATGTAGGTCTTACATCGCTTACGGCTGTATCTTATGTGCTTCCTATTTCGCTTGTTTTTGCAATCATTATCACACATATAAATATGGTTCGCTCAAATGAGCTTGTTAGCCTTTATGCGCTCGGTGTTAGCAAAAACTCAGTCATCTTTCCGCAGTTTTTCATAGCGCTCTTTATCACTTTGTTTTATGTCGGGCTAAACTGTACATCTTTTGCTTATGCGTATGATTACCAAAAAAACATAGCAAAAAATTCAAGTTTTACAAAAAGTACAACGGATACATTTATAAAATTTGAGGGTAAATTTATCTACATCAAAGAGCTAAATTCAATCACAAATGAAGCTTTAAATATAGATATTTTCGATCTAAACGAAACTGATTTAAAGCTTAGTGCTTTTGCAAAAAGTGCTAAATTTAAAGATGGGGCTTGGCAGTTAAAGGATGTAAATTTAACAAAAATTCCTAGCTTACTTGAGCTGGGCGCAAAGGGTTTGGATATACAAAATTTAAGTCAGATTGATGGCTTAAAAGGGTTTAAACCAAAGAGTATACAAAGTGCAAATGCCGAGCAAGCAAGCACGCTCAATATCCCTGATACACTTGATTTTATCTTTACATTTAAAGACGAGGATGTCGAGATAAATACGGCAAAAACGGCATTTTACAACCTTGCAATATTTCCGTTTTTTGCACCTTTTTTGATGATGATTTTTTACTATAAACTTCCTGTCGCTGGTAGATTTTTTAACCTTGCATTAGCTAGCTTTATCTTTGTTTTGATAGCGCTTGTAGCATGGGGTGTACTTTTTGTGCTAGTAAAATTTTCACAAAGCGGGACAGTGCTTCCAGAAATTGGGATACTTGCTCCTGTTGTTTTGCTGATTTTATACGCAATATATCTTGTAAAAAGGCATTATTAA
- the lysA gene encoding diaminopimelate decarboxylase, with translation MDYKNLAQTYKTPLYVYDFDYIQTRYLTLKNAFNARKSLICYAVKANSNLSVLKHLANLGAGFDCVSIGEVKRALLAGANKYQIIFSGVGKRDDELKDALESDILMINLESEAEMKRLEIIAKDLGKKARISIRINPDVDAKTHPYISTGLNENKFGVDINTGKKMYIYAKNSEYLDPVGVHFHIGSQITELSPIIEAAGILAEFVRELKAIEIDIKFFDVGGGIGVIYDNEKEIDTYDYAQGILSKLNGLDVTVVCEPGRFIVANAGVLLTSVLYEKFNKQKRFVMVDAAMNDLIRPSLYEAFHGVELVGKSKDESSCDIVGPICESGDFLAKNVMLPACESGDIIVVKSVGAYGFAMSGNYNTRGRAAEVAVSGGEHRLIRKRESFEDVVALELEFMK, from the coding sequence ATGGATTACAAAAATTTAGCACAGACTTATAAAACTCCTCTTTATGTTTATGACTTTGATTATATACAAACTCGCTATTTAACACTAAAAAACGCATTTAATGCTAGAAAATCGCTAATATGCTACGCTGTCAAAGCAAACTCAAATCTTAGTGTTTTAAAGCACCTTGCAAATTTGGGTGCTGGATTTGATTGTGTGAGCATAGGCGAAGTAAAGCGTGCGCTTTTGGCTGGAGCAAATAAATATCAGATTATTTTTAGTGGCGTTGGTAAGCGTGATGATGAGTTAAAAGATGCTCTTGAGAGTGATATTTTGATGATAAATCTTGAGAGTGAAGCCGAGATGAAGCGCCTTGAGATAATAGCTAAAGATCTTGGTAAAAAAGCTAGAATTAGCATTCGTATAAATCCAGATGTTGATGCAAAAACTCATCCGTACATATCCACGGGTCTAAATGAAAATAAATTTGGCGTTGATATAAATACAGGAAAGAAAATGTATATCTATGCCAAAAACTCCGAATATCTTGATCCAGTTGGTGTACATTTTCACATCGGCTCACAGATAACTGAGCTCTCTCCGATAATCGAGGCGGCTGGAATTTTAGCTGAGTTTGTAAGAGAGTTAAAAGCCATTGAGATAGATATCAAATTCTTTGATGTTGGTGGTGGTATAGGGGTTATTTATGATAATGAAAAAGAGATTGATACTTATGACTATGCACAGGGAATTTTATCTAAGCTAAACGGACTTGATGTTACTGTTGTGTGCGAGCCTGGGCGCTTTATCGTTGCAAATGCTGGAGTGCTTTTAACTTCTGTTTTATATGAGAAATTTAACAAGCAAAAACGCTTTGTTATGGTTGATGCGGCGATGAATGATCTTATTCGCCCGAGCCTTTATGAGGCTTTTCATGGTGTTGAACTGGTTGGAAAAAGTAAAGACGAAAGCTCTTGCGATATAGTTGGTCCTATATGTGAGAGTGGTGACTTTTTGGCTAAAAATGTTATGTTGCCAGCTTGCGAAAGTGGAGATATTATCGTTGTAAAAAGCGTAGGTGCCTATGGTTTTGCGATGAGCGGCAACTATAATACAAGAGGTCGAGCAGCAGAGGTTGCAGTAAGTGGCGGCGAGCATAGGCTTATAAGAAAGCGTGAGAGCTTTGAAGATGTTGTCGCGCTTGAGTTGGAATTTATGAAATGA
- the pheA gene encoding prephenate dehydratase — protein MNSLNELRKHIDAIDDEILTKLNERMEFVKKIGELKQSSGTAIYRPERERAIIERLVDYKKGTLNKAAIEAIYLEIFAVSRNLECPQKIAYLGPEGTYTHQAAESRFGAMSEYVPLASIDAVFTKLAQKEAKYGVVPIENNTEGAVGATLDCLPKFENVKIVAEIYQDIHHSFASISDRLSDIKGIYSHPQGYNQCRKFLEDHMLLDIPFIPTRSTAEAALMASKEPSMGAICSKIAAKMYNIPILYETIEDNMANRTRFFVLSDFKTQRSEYCKTSILAKTDHQPGALANLLQIFKNENINITKLESRPIKQREFKSVFYLDFDGHIDDEKVQAVFEIAQEMGTEITWLGSYLSGDK, from the coding sequence ATGAACTCATTAAACGAACTTAGAAAGCATATAGACGCTATTGATGATGAAATTCTAACAAAGCTTAACGAACGGATGGAATTTGTTAAAAAGATTGGTGAGCTAAAGCAAAGTAGTGGAACAGCGATATATCGTCCAGAGCGTGAGCGCGCGATAATCGAGCGCTTGGTTGATTATAAAAAAGGTACACTAAATAAAGCAGCTATCGAGGCGATATATCTTGAAATTTTTGCCGTAAGTAGAAATTTAGAGTGTCCCCAAAAGATAGCTTATCTGGGACCTGAAGGTACTTATACGCATCAGGCTGCTGAGAGCAGATTTGGTGCCATGAGTGAGTATGTGCCACTTGCTAGCATAGATGCAGTTTTTACAAAGTTAGCACAAAAAGAGGCAAAATATGGTGTTGTGCCGATTGAAAATAACACTGAAGGAGCGGTCGGAGCGACGCTTGATTGTCTGCCAAAATTTGAAAATGTTAAGATAGTGGCTGAAATTTACCAAGATATTCACCATAGTTTTGCGAGCATTTCGGATAGGCTAAGCGATATAAAGGGGATTTATTCTCATCCGCAAGGCTATAATCAGTGCCGTAAATTTCTTGAAGATCATATGCTTTTAGATATCCCATTTATCCCGACTCGCTCCACTGCTGAGGCAGCATTGATGGCTTCAAAAGAGCCAAGCATGGGGGCTATTTGTTCAAAAATTGCCGCTAAGATGTATAATATCCCTATCCTTTATGAGACCATTGAGGATAATATGGCAAATAGAACTAGATTTTTTGTATTAAGCGACTTTAAAACACAACGCAGTGAGTATTGTAAAACTTCGATATTAGCTAAAACAGATCATCAGCCAGGTGCGCTTGCAAATTTGTTGCAAATCTTTAAAAATGAAAATATAAATATAACAAAACTTGAGAGCCGTCCGATAAAACAGCGTGAGTTTAAGAGTGTTTTTTATCTTGATTTTGATGGGCATATTGATGATGAAAAGGTGCAAGCAGTCTTTGAAATAGCCCAAGAGATGGGTACTGAGATCACTTGGCTTGGAAGTTATCTAAGTGGAGATAAGTGA